A genomic segment from Nicotiana sylvestris chromosome 1, ASM39365v2, whole genome shotgun sequence encodes:
- the LOC138871901 gene encoding uncharacterized protein produces the protein METDCIQYIRKCFQCQVHTNIIKVPSNELNATSSHWPFAALGMDVIGPIEPIASNRHMFILVSIDYFMKWVEAASYRAVTKKVITDFVKDRIVWRFGVPESIITDNTANLNKMDGEVLPKLINSDAIKRYYA, from the exons atggagacagattgcattcAGTAtatccgcaaatgctttcaatgtcaagtgcatacCAATATAATAAAAGTGCCgtcaaatgagctcaatgcaacaagctcacattggccattcgccgctttgggaatggatgttattggtccgattgagcccattGCTTCAAACAGACACATGTTTATTCTGGTATCCATTGATTACTTCatgaaatgggtagaagctgcatcttacagagctgtaaccaagaaagtcatcacagattttgtcaaggatcgtattgtctggcgattcggagttcccgagtccattattactgacaacACCGCGAATCTCAACA aaatggacggagaagtcttgccaaaactaatcaattcagacgcaatcaagagatactatgcttag